The genomic interval ATACAGAAACATCAGTGGACACATCTACAATAGGAACGTGTCGCAGAAAGACTGGTGAGTAGGCTGTTTACAAAGATTTTAATGTTTCACATAGAAAGCAATGGGACGATGTTATATAAAGGAGTGAATTGATAATGGTGGCATTAGTAACTAAGGGACGTTAATATGTTCTGTCTACATTTCTTAGTAACTGCTTGCACATTGTGGATCCAATGCCTGTTCCGGGACATGATGTGGAAGCTTATTGTCTGCTCTGTGAATGCAAGTATGAGGAACGCAGCAGTAACACAATCAAGGtacaaaactcacacacacacacacacacacacacacacacacacacacacacatccatacacacatccattctATACTGTGCTGATTCAAAATGAAGAATAATACAACATGACATATGATTTTGCCATTGGTTCAAAATCATGACGATTTCCTCCCCACAGATAACCATAATAATCTACCTGTCCGTGGTGGGTGCCCTGCTGTTGTATATGCTGTTCCTGTTGCTTGTTGACCCACTCATCCGCAAGCATGACCCTTACATACAGCCACTCCACAATGAGGAAGATGCAGAGGTACAGGTTTCTATAAGCTCACACATGTATACTACTGGTGTATTAGCACTAGCAGTAGgtaaaatgtatgtatgtacagtaggagtgtgtgtatttgtgtgtgtgtataatgtactAGATTGTAAATATGTTTTGACTGCTATActgccctacaaagccaaacTGCAGTTTCTGcattttttgtgacattaacATATCAATCTATTAAAATCTCATTTATCTGCTGTAACATTTCCTGGAGATATACAGGTTTTCATTTTACAGTATCTGCTAAAATGCAGTgtgacagacaaacagaaaagctgtttttctcagtttgATTTTTTTGTAGATAGGTTTGGTTTTGTAGGGCAGCATAGGAATCAAAGAATTCAAAATCGGAATGGGTCGTTTCATGCAGCTGGATGGCTGTTCTGTGTATTGTTCTGTTCGATATTGATCACCTGAAGAGAACTGTCCTCTCACCTCTCAATTTCCCGTCTTAGGACATTCGGACTCAGGCTGAGGCAGCCCAGGGTCGTGGGAGCACTGTTCTGGAGCGGGTTGAGGGGGCCCAGCAGCGCTGGAAGAAGCAGGTCCAGGAACAGCGGAAGACCGTGTTTGACCGTCACAAGATGCTCAGTTAAGCTGCCAAGGCTGCTGTCAACTCTGATCTCATCTTCCTAGCCCTGAAGTGCTTCTACTAAGctcatgctttaaacaaagatCTGGATA from Alosa alosa isolate M-15738 ecotype Scorff River chromosome 4, AALO_Geno_1.1, whole genome shotgun sequence carries:
- the tmem9 gene encoding transmembrane protein 9; this translates as MSLDKVLPLRAPLIVALTLLSFEAISIVHATRSFEDIRCKCICPPYRNISGHIYNRNVSQKDCNCLHIVDPMPVPGHDVEAYCLLCECKYEERSSNTIKITIIIYLSVVGALLLYMLFLLLVDPLIRKHDPYIQPLHNEEDAEDIRTQAEAAQGRGSTVLERVEGAQQRWKKQVQEQRKTVFDRHKMLS